From the Paenibacillus sp. R14(2021) genome, the window CTTTCCGACTTGGCAGTCGACAAGGAATATCAGAATCAAAGAATCGGAAAGAGTCTTGTTGATAAATTGCAAATCCTTCTGGGAGATGAAACATCATTAGTCTTGCTTTCATCACCTGCGGCGATTGATTTCTATCCTAAAATAGGCTTTGAAAAAACGGATAAAGCATATGTAATAGCAAGAAAGAAATAGATAATAAATGGGTAGGTAACCAGCAAACATCTTCAAGACTATTAAACGCTTTCAATTGATCAGGCTATTAAATCCGATATAATCTTAATTAAAGGGCTGGCAATGATCATAAAAGGCTGGGAAAGAGACGGTTACATCAAATAAAAGCTATCGATCATGCGGACCCCGATATAAAAAGGAGACTCTATGCATGTTGAAATTATTCGAGTATAACTGGCAAGTGCGTAAGGATTGGCTGGATTGGTGCGATTCGGTCGCCGAGGACGAGCTGCTGAAGATACGTACGGGCGGCCCGGGCAGTATCCTGTATACGCTGTTTCACATTGTGGATGTCGAGTACGGCTGGATCAGCATGATGCAAGGAAAGACATTCCCCCCGATGCCGCCTTCGTTCAAGGACTATGCATCCGTGCAGAAGCTGAGAGATTACTCGGCAAGCTGTCATGAAGGGATCGCGCCTTTCGTATACGGATGGAACAGCGGCATGGAATCGCTCATTCTGGATGATCAGAACGAATCGGGCGAGTTGGAACAGTTTCAATATGGAGAAGTCATGCGGCATGTCCTCGCCCATGAGATCCATCACATCGGCCAATTATCGATATGGTCGCGCGAAATCGGCAAGCAGC encodes:
- a CDS encoding DinB family protein, whose amino-acid sequence is MLKLFEYNWQVRKDWLDWCDSVAEDELLKIRTGGPGSILYTLFHIVDVEYGWISMMQGKTFPPMPPSFKDYASVQKLRDYSASCHEGIAPFVYGWNSGMESLILDDQNESGELEQFQYGEVMRHVLAHEIHHIGQLSIWSREIGKQPVTANLIRRGLFDR